The proteins below are encoded in one region of Lactuca sativa cultivar Salinas chromosome 3, Lsat_Salinas_v11, whole genome shotgun sequence:
- the LOC111919604 gene encoding uncharacterized mitochondrial protein AtMg00810-like — MDTCASAKVPMGFRHKIFADPSGVSVNEKKYCGMMGSLLYLTTSRPNIMFSTYLCARFQVNPKMSHLLAVKKIFRYLKGTKSLGIWYPKNESLLLQAYSDSNYGGLQLDHKITSGGCQFLGGRLISWSSKKKNCITLSIVEAEYITSASCTSQVMWMKS; from the coding sequence atggacacaTGTGCCTCTGCAAAGGTACCAATGGGCTTCAGACACAAGATCTTTGCCGACCCTTCGGGTGTTTCTGTTAATGAAAAGAAGTATTGTGGAATGATGGGATCTCTACTCTATCTCACAACAAGTCGTCCGAATATTATGTTCTCAACATATttatgtgccagatttcaagttaatccaaagatgtctcatcttttAGCCGTGAAAAAAATCTTTCGATACCTCAAAGGTACCAAGAGTCTCGGAATCTGGTATCCAAAAAATGAGAGCTTGCTACTTCAAGCTTACTCTGATTCGAACTACGGTGGTCTTCAACTCGATCATAAAATCacttcaggtggatgtcaattctTAGGTGGTCGTTTGAttagttggtcatccaagaaaaAGAACTGCATTACTCTCTCAATAGTTGAAGCTGAATACATTACTTCTGCCAGCTGTACTTCTCAGGTTATGTGGATGAAGTCTTAA
- the LOC111919603 gene encoding uncharacterized protein LOC111919603, with amino-acid sequence MVASNRQQMISMQIANTMGGPTRSPLLVVEEYDHWKVRMEKFLLTKDNGEQIWRFVKEGPHIPVRTVVRDAAVQLMQEDEARPTPLTAYDIEKLHANQVAFSEMGFGVPLSLFEHIKLCKSTKEIWDTLQDLIEGSENMKDKRLTIVVNDFDTFTTAPGESVASASNRYRILVNNMTVHWIVRTPLEYNLKFINSLGKGYRNVKSRLQSNSSLNKLKLYQLFDELQGHESNVAQTIRELSGGPLALEFTLLSMKYKRPFNSSYKPYQNRFHAPHQNNPQTFSTPEPKPSENPPSYKPNLPKISSTSEPSQNTKSDKPKILCHKFGQPNHFAKDCLADAPQKPKIKESAYYVRRVQEMAESEKAFVTTVSRDVEGYWSSRDDDDVTTGRNMCLMARQTVKCDEGYWSSGSEDEDDIAEPHYCYMATNNPPGRSIV; translated from the exons ATGGTTGCTTCTAATCGTCAgcaaatgatttcaatgcaaatcgcAAATACCATGGGTGGCCCTACACGATCCCCATTGCTAGTTGTAGAAGAATATGATCattggaaagttagaatggaaaaGTTTTTACTGACCAAAGATAATGGTGAACAAATATGGAGATTCGTCAAAGAAGGCCCTCATATTCCTGTAAGAACAGTTGTAAGAGATGCAGCTGTGCAGCTCATGCAAGAAGATGAAGCTCGTCCAACTCCTTTAACCGCATATGATATCGAAAAGTTGCATGCTAATCAAGTTGCCTTCTCAGAAATGGGGTTTGGCGTTCCTCTATCACTCTTTGAGCATATCAAACTATGCAAATCTaccaaagagatttgggacactcttcaAGATTTGATTGAAGGTTCCGAAAATATGAAGGACAAGCGCCTTACCATAGTTGTGAATGACTTTGATACCTTCACCACTGCTCCAGGTGAATCTGTAGCATCAGCCTCCAACCGTTACCGGATTTTAGTCAACAACATGACTGTTCATTGGATTGTTCGAACTCCTTTGgagtacaatctcaagttcatAAACAGTCTGGGAAAAGGATACAGAAATGTAAAATCCCGTCTCCAAAGTAATAGCTCCTTAAACAAACTGAAGCTTTATCAACtctttgatgaacttcaaggCCATGAGTCCAATGTTGCTCAAACAATAAGGGAACTCTCCGGAGGTCCTCTTGCTCTT GAGTTCACACTACTTTCTATGAAGTACAAACGTCCCTTCAATTCTTCCTACAAACCATACCAAAACCGATTCCATGCTCCTCATCAGAACAATCCTCAAACATTTTCAACTCCGGAACCTAAACCATCTGAGAATCCTCCTTCATACAAACCAAACCTCCCTAAAATAAGCTCTACTTCCGAACCGTCTCAGAATACAAAATCAGACAAACCAAAAATCTTGTGTCATAAATTTGGTCAACcaaatcactttgccaaagattgtctAGCTGATGCTCCACAAAAACCAAAAATCAAAGAGTCAGCTTACTATGTCCGAAGAGTACAAGAAATGGCTGAAAGTGAGAAAGCCTTTGTTACTACGGTTTCAAGAGATGTCGAAGGATATTGGTCCTCCAGGGATGATGATGATGTGACAACGGGAAGGAATATGTGTCTGATGGCTAGACAAACGGTTAAATGTGATGAAGGTTATTGGTCTTCTGGGTCCGAAGACGAAGATGATATTGCTGAACCTCATTACTGCTACATGGCCACTAACAATCCACCAGGTCGAAGCATCGTTTAG